The Streptomyces avermitilis MA-4680 = NBRC 14893 genome contains a region encoding:
- a CDS encoding penicillin acylase family protein, whose amino-acid sequence MTIEIYRDAWGIPHLRAGGARELARAQGRVTAVDRAWQLEVERHRARGTSASFLGTEAAAWDVFARRSRLDDTARRCFAALERTDPETADWVRAYVDGVNEGLAEGARRAPEFAATGLVPGRWEPWTPLGVWLGTHILFAGFPAKLWREEVVRRLGDEAVGLFATDGPGTAGSNGWLVSGERTVTGQPVIAGDPHRFIEDPGVYQQIRLSCPEFDVVGLAVPGVPGIAHFAHTGKVAWAITNAMADYQDLYRERLRRTPDGNGNGNGIGDGTGTGDGAGGGAGVEALDPDGTWRPAARHTETVEVAGGDPVEVEVIETARGPVVIGGVTGSGDDPISLRYPPRVTEDLGFSALLPLLRAREVADVDRAFDLWAEPVNVVQAADTEGGLLHRVAGNVPLRGRDNRTRLVPAWEPGHEWHGWHEMPRGTVEDGLAVMANQRGPATPLGVEFAPPHRAARIRELLEERPTWSAPDMAAIHMDTHLASAGALLDHLAALDGLTPQASALRDRLLSWDRRMTAASTEAAQYAELRGAVVRRLAAHPAFTALTDPPAYPEVFRPWLALLPRVGFALENLLKADELYGIDRAAVVREAVAEVAAETAGKAAAETVKAAGASGTWGDTHRLAPWRALPTAAYAAPASPASYAYDEPGLSGDHDCVLCTSAVPGLTDLSARGPAARYVWDLARREDSRWVVPFGASGVPGSPHHRDQLPLWLKGDLAPVVTDWEHLTKENSDDR is encoded by the coding sequence GTGACCATCGAGATCTACCGCGACGCCTGGGGCATCCCGCATCTGCGGGCCGGCGGCGCACGCGAACTCGCCCGCGCCCAGGGCCGGGTCACGGCCGTCGACCGGGCGTGGCAGCTGGAGGTCGAGCGGCATCGCGCGCGGGGCACCTCGGCGTCCTTCCTCGGTACGGAGGCCGCGGCCTGGGACGTGTTCGCGAGACGGTCCCGCCTCGACGACACGGCCAGACGCTGCTTCGCCGCCCTGGAGCGGACGGACCCGGAGACGGCGGACTGGGTCCGGGCGTACGTGGACGGTGTCAACGAGGGTCTGGCCGAAGGGGCCCGCCGCGCACCGGAGTTCGCGGCCACCGGTCTGGTCCCCGGCCGTTGGGAGCCCTGGACTCCGCTGGGCGTCTGGCTCGGTACGCACATCCTGTTCGCCGGCTTCCCCGCCAAGCTGTGGCGCGAGGAGGTCGTACGGCGGCTGGGTGACGAGGCGGTCGGTCTGTTCGCCACCGACGGGCCGGGCACCGCCGGCAGCAACGGCTGGCTGGTGAGCGGCGAACGGACGGTCACCGGGCAGCCGGTCATCGCGGGCGACCCGCACCGCTTCATCGAGGACCCCGGCGTCTACCAGCAGATCCGCCTCTCCTGCCCCGAGTTCGACGTCGTCGGCCTCGCCGTCCCGGGCGTTCCCGGCATCGCCCACTTCGCCCACACGGGCAAGGTCGCCTGGGCCATCACCAACGCGATGGCGGACTACCAGGACCTGTACCGCGAGCGGCTGCGGCGCACCCCGGACGGGAACGGGAACGGGAACGGAATCGGAGACGGGACCGGGACCGGGGACGGAGCCGGGGGCGGGGCGGGCGTCGAGGCCCTGGACCCGGACGGCACGTGGCGGCCCGCGGCGCGGCACACGGAGACGGTCGAGGTGGCCGGGGGCGACCCGGTCGAGGTGGAGGTGATCGAGACCGCCCGCGGGCCCGTCGTCATCGGCGGCGTCACCGGAAGCGGCGACGATCCGATCAGCCTCCGCTACCCGCCCCGCGTCACCGAGGACCTAGGCTTCAGCGCCCTCCTCCCCCTCCTGCGCGCCCGCGAGGTCGCCGATGTGGACCGGGCGTTCGACCTCTGGGCCGAGCCGGTGAACGTCGTCCAGGCGGCGGACACCGAGGGCGGTCTGCTGCACCGCGTCGCCGGAAACGTGCCCTTGCGCGGCCGGGACAACCGCACGCGGCTCGTCCCCGCCTGGGAGCCCGGTCACGAGTGGCACGGCTGGCACGAGATGCCGCGCGGGACGGTCGAGGACGGCCTCGCCGTGATGGCGAACCAGCGCGGCCCGGCGACCCCCCTCGGCGTCGAGTTCGCCCCGCCCCACCGCGCGGCCCGCATCCGCGAACTGCTGGAGGAGCGGCCCACCTGGTCGGCCCCGGACATGGCGGCCATCCACATGGACACCCATCTCGCCTCCGCGGGAGCCCTGTTGGACCACCTGGCCGCCCTCGACGGCCTGACCCCGCAGGCGTCCGCCCTGCGCGACCGCCTCCTGAGCTGGGACCGCCGGATGACGGCCGCCAGCACGGAGGCGGCCCAGTACGCGGAGCTGCGCGGCGCGGTCGTACGGCGCCTGGCCGCGCACCCCGCCTTCACCGCGCTGACCGACCCGCCCGCCTACCCGGAGGTCTTCCGCCCCTGGCTCGCCCTCCTCCCCCGCGTCGGCTTCGCCCTCGAAAACCTGCTGAAGGCGGACGAGCTGTACGGCATCGACCGCGCCGCCGTCGTCCGGGAGGCCGTCGCGGAGGTGGCCGCGGAGACGGCCGGGAAGGCGGCCGCGGAGACGGTCAAGGCGGCGGGAGCGTCCGGCACCTGGGGCGACACCCACCGCCTGGCCCCCTGGCGCGCGCTCCCCACCGCCGCGTACGCCGCGCCGGCCTCGCCCGCCTCGTACGCGTACGACGAACCCGGTCTGTCGGGCGACCACGACTGCGTGCTGTGCACCTCCGCGGTCCCGGGGCTGACCGACCTCAGTGCGCGCGGCCCCGCCGCCCGCTACGTCTGGGACCTCGCACGGCGCGAGGACAGCCGCTGGGTGGTCCCGTTCGGCGCCTCGGGTGTCCCCGGCTCACCGCACCACCGCGACCAGCTCCCCTTGTGGCTCAAGGGGGACCTCGCCCCGGTCGTCACCGACTGGGAGCACCTCACGAAGGAGAACTCCGATGACCGCTGA
- a CDS encoding HhH-GPD-type base excision DNA repair protein has protein sequence MDPKHPKSVTLHLAQQPEADELLGRSPLAVMIGMLLDQQVPMEWAFAGPYTIAQRMGTDDLDAHEIAAYDPEAFAELLSRKPAVHRYPGSMAKRIQQLCQYLVEHYGGDASAVWEGVESGAELLRRLKELPGFGAQKAQIFLALLGKQFGVRPPGWREAAGPYGEPKAFRSVADITGPESLAKVRAHKQELKAAAKAEKAAKSPKTGK, from the coding sequence ATGGACCCCAAGCACCCCAAGAGCGTCACGCTCCATCTCGCCCAGCAGCCCGAGGCCGACGAACTGCTGGGGCGCAGCCCGCTGGCCGTGATGATCGGGATGCTGCTGGACCAGCAGGTGCCGATGGAGTGGGCCTTCGCCGGGCCGTACACCATCGCCCAGCGGATGGGCACGGACGATCTCGACGCGCACGAGATCGCGGCGTACGACCCCGAGGCCTTCGCGGAACTCCTGTCCAGGAAACCGGCCGTGCACCGCTACCCCGGGTCCATGGCCAAGCGGATCCAGCAGCTGTGCCAGTACCTGGTGGAGCACTACGGCGGTGACGCGAGCGCGGTGTGGGAGGGCGTGGAGAGCGGCGCGGAACTGCTGCGGCGGCTGAAGGAACTGCCCGGCTTCGGGGCTCAGAAGGCACAGATCTTCCTGGCCCTGCTGGGCAAGCAGTTCGGCGTGCGGCCCCCGGGATGGCGGGAGGCGGCGGGACCGTACGGCGAGCCGAAGGCGTTCCGCTCGGTCGCCGACATCACCGGGCCCGAGTCGCTGGCCAAGGTGCGGGCGCACAAGCAGGAACTGAAGGCGGCGGCCAAGGCGGAGAAGGCCGCGAAGTCCCCGAAGACGGGGAAGTAG
- a CDS encoding HdeD family acid-resistance protein produces the protein MTEAPNGSPRGPQYDDRRVHAAARDPLADRSGRDAVEGPLHVLSRTAWHSLLVAGIAALVLGVMVLAWPETTLVVAGVLFGLYLLFSGVLQLASAFGTHVATSLRVMAFISGTLSILLGLFCLRGAMQSILLLALWIGIGWLFRGVTLTLAAASDPEAPARGWQIVLGIVSFLAGIVLIVSPFTSVGVLALVGGCWLIAVGVTEIVTALRIRRITKQLPPAL, from the coding sequence ATGACCGAGGCACCGAACGGCTCTCCCAGGGGTCCCCAGTACGACGACCGGCGCGTGCACGCGGCCGCCCGTGATCCGCTGGCCGACCGCTCCGGCCGCGATGCCGTCGAGGGCCCCCTCCACGTACTGTCCCGCACCGCCTGGCACTCCCTCCTGGTCGCCGGGATCGCGGCGCTCGTCCTGGGCGTCATGGTGCTGGCCTGGCCGGAGACGACGCTGGTCGTGGCGGGCGTGCTCTTCGGGCTCTACCTCCTCTTCAGTGGGGTGCTCCAACTGGCCTCCGCCTTCGGGACGCACGTCGCGACCTCCCTGCGGGTCATGGCGTTCATCAGCGGCACCCTGTCGATCCTGCTGGGGCTGTTCTGCCTCCGCGGGGCGATGCAGTCGATCCTGCTGCTCGCGCTGTGGATCGGCATCGGCTGGCTGTTCCGCGGAGTCACCCTGACCCTGGCCGCCGCGTCCGACCCCGAGGCGCCGGCCCGCGGCTGGCAGATCGTCCTGGGCATCGTCAGCTTCCTGGCGGGGATCGTGCTGATCGTGTCCCCGTTCACCTCGGTCGGCGTCCTCGCACTCGTCGGCGGCTGCTGGCTCATCGCGGTGGGCGTCACCGAGATCGTCACGGCGCTCCGCATCCGCCGGATCACCAAGCAGCTGCCGCCCGCACTGTGA
- a CDS encoding helicase HerA-like domain-containing protein, translating into MSDRETVPQAETPEVAGSAPALPQEALKIASGYAFAGPALDLGALLWDGRCLPDAQIRIPLPMLNRHGLVAGATGTGKTKTLQLIAEQLSAQGVPVFLADVKGDVSGISAPGRENDRVHGRAAEVHQEWAPAGFPSEFYALGGMGHGIPVRATITSFGPVLLSKVLQLNQTQEQSLGLIFHYADQKGLELVDLKDLRAVVAFLTSDEGKQELKALGGISTATAGVILRSFTAFEAQGMSPFFGEPEFDTSELLRTASDGRGTVSVLELPAVQDKPQLFSTFLMWLLADLFHDLPEVGDADQPKLVFFFDEAHLLFNDASKAFLDSITQTVRLIRSKGVGVFFVTQTPKDVPADVLAQLGNRVQHALRAFTPDDQKALKSTVKTFPNSAYDLEEVLTGLGTGEAVVTVLSEKGAPTPVAVTRLRAPESLMGPVDAAVLDQAVKSSPLYGRYARAVDRESAYEKLTAREAEAAGRREEEPAARGRTAAPAEEPSVVEQVVGSGVFKSLARSLGTQLGREITRSIFGTAKRRR; encoded by the coding sequence ATGAGTGACAGGGAGACCGTGCCGCAGGCCGAGACCCCCGAGGTGGCCGGGAGTGCTCCCGCACTTCCCCAGGAGGCCCTGAAGATCGCTTCGGGGTACGCCTTCGCCGGTCCCGCCCTCGATCTGGGCGCCCTCCTGTGGGACGGCCGGTGCCTGCCGGACGCGCAGATCCGCATCCCGCTGCCCATGCTCAACCGGCACGGGCTGGTCGCGGGCGCCACCGGCACCGGCAAGACCAAGACGCTCCAACTGATCGCCGAGCAGCTGTCGGCGCAGGGCGTGCCGGTGTTCCTCGCGGATGTGAAGGGCGACGTCTCCGGCATCTCGGCGCCCGGCCGGGAGAACGACCGGGTGCACGGCCGGGCCGCCGAGGTCCACCAGGAGTGGGCGCCGGCCGGCTTTCCCAGCGAGTTCTACGCCCTGGGCGGCATGGGCCACGGCATCCCCGTACGCGCCACGATCACCAGCTTCGGACCGGTCCTGCTGTCCAAGGTGCTCCAGCTCAACCAGACCCAGGAGCAGTCGCTCGGCCTTATCTTCCACTACGCGGACCAGAAGGGTCTGGAGCTGGTGGACCTGAAGGACCTGCGGGCCGTGGTCGCCTTCCTGACCTCGGACGAGGGCAAGCAGGAGCTGAAAGCCCTCGGCGGGATCTCCACGGCCACGGCCGGGGTGATCCTGCGTTCCTTCACGGCGTTCGAGGCGCAGGGGATGAGCCCGTTCTTCGGGGAACCCGAGTTCGACACGAGTGAGCTGCTGCGCACGGCGTCCGACGGCCGGGGCACGGTCTCGGTCCTGGAACTCCCGGCCGTGCAGGACAAGCCGCAGCTCTTCTCGACCTTCCTGATGTGGCTGCTCGCGGACCTCTTCCACGATCTCCCCGAGGTCGGTGACGCGGATCAGCCGAAGCTCGTCTTCTTCTTCGACGAGGCGCATCTGCTCTTCAACGACGCGTCGAAGGCGTTCCTCGACTCCATCACGCAGACCGTCCGGCTGATTCGCTCGAAAGGGGTCGGCGTCTTCTTCGTCACGCAGACCCCGAAGGACGTACCGGCGGACGTCCTGGCCCAGCTCGGGAACCGTGTCCAGCATGCGTTGCGCGCTTTCACGCCCGACGACCAGAAGGCGCTGAAGTCGACGGTGAAGACGTTCCCGAACTCGGCGTACGACCTGGAGGAGGTCCTGACGGGCCTGGGCACCGGCGAGGCGGTGGTCACCGTACTGAGCGAGAAGGGCGCGCCGACGCCGGTGGCGGTGACCCGGCTGCGGGCCCCGGAGTCGCTGATGGGGCCGGTCGACGCGGCCGTACTGGACCAGGCGGTGAAGTCGTCGCCCCTGTACGGGCGGTACGCGCGGGCGGTCGACCGGGAATCGGCGTACGAGAAGCTGACGGCGCGGGAGGCGGAGGCGGCCGGCCGCCGGGAGGAGGAGCCCGCGGCCCGGGGGCGCACCGCGGCTCCCGCCGAGGAGCCCTCGGTCGTCGAACAGGTGGTCGGCAGCGGGGTCTTCAAGTCCCTGGCCCGCTCCCTGGGCACTCAGCTCGGCCGGGAGATCACCCGCTCGATCTTCGGTACCGCGAAGCGGAGACGGTAG
- a CDS encoding type II toxin-antitoxin system VapB family antitoxin, whose translation MIFKRIGNGRPYPDHGRESTRQWADVAPRPVRLDQLVTTKGQLDLETLLAEDSTFYGDLFAHVVKWQGDLYLEDGLHRAVRAALQQRQVLHARVLELD comes from the coding sequence GTGATCTTCAAGCGCATCGGAAACGGCCGGCCGTACCCCGACCACGGCCGGGAAAGCACCCGGCAGTGGGCGGACGTCGCGCCGCGCCCGGTCCGCCTCGATCAGCTCGTGACGACCAAGGGCCAACTCGACCTGGAAACGCTGCTCGCCGAGGACTCCACGTTCTACGGCGACCTCTTCGCGCACGTCGTGAAGTGGCAGGGCGACCTGTACCTGGAGGACGGGCTGCACCGCGCCGTCCGCGCGGCACTCCAGCAGCGCCAGGTACTGCACGCACGCGTGCTCGAACTGGACTGA
- a CDS encoding LytR C-terminal domain-containing protein — translation MGGEYRITGDKYPRMRRPRGRRRLVFAVIASAAALGLIGWGTLQLIDVFTGGGDRATAASSKAHCATGASPSATPTTAAAKALPEPGKITVNVFNATPRSGLAKKTADELKKRGFRIGDVGNATSEYDKKVKGVGILFGPEASLDTSLPVLGTQLADAERRTDAGRKGTAVDLIIGTGFKALTSKADADKALAELTGPAPTSTATKKNC, via the coding sequence ATGGGCGGCGAGTACCGGATCACGGGGGACAAATACCCGCGGATGCGCCGCCCCCGAGGGCGCCGCAGGCTCGTGTTCGCGGTCATCGCGTCCGCGGCCGCGCTGGGCCTGATCGGCTGGGGCACCCTGCAGCTCATCGACGTCTTCACGGGCGGCGGCGACCGGGCGACCGCCGCGAGCTCCAAGGCGCACTGCGCGACCGGGGCGAGCCCCTCCGCCACCCCGACCACAGCCGCGGCGAAGGCACTTCCCGAGCCGGGGAAGATCACCGTCAACGTCTTCAACGCCACGCCCCGCAGCGGGCTCGCCAAGAAGACCGCGGACGAGCTGAAGAAGCGCGGCTTCCGCATCGGCGACGTGGGCAACGCGACGAGTGAGTACGACAAGAAGGTCAAGGGCGTCGGCATACTGTTCGGCCCCGAGGCCTCCCTCGACACCTCGCTGCCGGTCCTCGGCACGCAGCTCGCCGACGCCGAGCGCCGCACGGACGCGGGCCGCAAGGGCACGGCCGTCGACCTGATCATCGGCACCGGCTTCAAGGCGCTGACGAGCAAGGCGGACGCCGACAAGGCCCTGGCCGAGCTGACCGGTCCCGCGCCGACGTCCACCGCCACGAAGAAGAACTGCTAG
- the upp gene encoding uracil phosphoribosyltransferase gives MRLHVVDHPLVAHKLTTLRDQRTDSPTFRRLADELVTLLAYEATRDVRTEQVDIVTPVAPTTGVRLSHPRPLVVPILRAGLGMLDGMVRLLPTAEVGFLGMVRDEETLQASTYATRMPDDLSGRQVYVLDPMLATGGTLVAAIQELIKRGADDVTAVVLLAAPEGVEIMERDLAGTPVTVVTASVDERLNEHGYIVPGLGDAGDRMYGAAE, from the coding sequence ATGCGTCTCCACGTCGTCGACCACCCCCTGGTCGCCCACAAGCTCACCACTCTCCGCGACCAGCGCACCGACTCCCCGACCTTCCGTCGGCTCGCCGACGAGCTGGTCACCCTGCTCGCCTACGAGGCCACCCGGGACGTGCGCACCGAGCAGGTCGACATCGTGACCCCGGTCGCCCCGACCACGGGCGTCAGGCTGTCCCACCCGCGCCCGCTGGTCGTGCCGATCCTGCGCGCCGGTCTCGGCATGCTCGACGGCATGGTCCGGCTGCTGCCGACCGCCGAGGTGGGCTTCCTGGGCATGGTGCGCGACGAGGAGACGCTCCAGGCGTCCACGTACGCGACCCGGATGCCGGACGACCTTTCCGGGCGTCAGGTGTACGTCCTGGACCCGATGCTGGCCACCGGCGGCACCCTCGTGGCGGCGATCCAGGAGCTGATCAAGCGCGGTGCGGACGATGTGACCGCCGTGGTGCTGCTCGCCGCCCCGGAGGGCGTCGAGATCATGGAGCGCGACCTGGCGGGCACGCCGGTCACGGTCGTGACGGCCTCGGTCGACGAGCGCCTCAACGAGCACGGCTACATCGTCCCCGGCCTGGGAGACGCGGGGGACCGGATGTACGGGGCTGCCGAGTAG
- the tadA gene encoding tRNA adenosine(34) deaminase TadA: MRLALTEAVRAAESADVPVGAVVLAPDGSVIARGHNEREATGDPTAHAEVLAVRRAAERLGRWRLSGCTLVVTLEPCTMCAGALVQSRVDRVVYGARDEKAGAAGSLWDVVRDRRLNHRPEVIEGVLADECAGLLTEFFRER; this comes from the coding sequence ATGCGGCTCGCCCTGACGGAGGCCGTACGCGCCGCCGAGAGCGCGGACGTCCCCGTCGGGGCCGTGGTGCTGGCCCCGGACGGTTCGGTGATCGCCCGCGGGCACAACGAACGCGAGGCGACCGGCGATCCGACGGCGCACGCGGAGGTACTGGCCGTCCGGCGGGCCGCCGAACGGCTCGGCCGGTGGCGGCTGTCCGGCTGCACCCTCGTGGTGACGCTGGAGCCCTGCACGATGTGCGCGGGCGCGCTCGTACAGTCCCGGGTGGACCGGGTCGTCTACGGCGCCCGCGACGAGAAGGCCGGCGCGGCCGGTTCCCTCTGGGACGTCGTACGCGACCGACGCCTCAACCACCGGCCCGAGGTGATCGAGGGCGTACTCGCCGACGAGTGCGCCGGCCTCCTCACGGAGTTCTTCCGCGAACGCTGA
- a CDS encoding Dabb family protein, which translates to MIRHLVLFKLNEGVERDDPRVVEGVRAFRALGGQIDELRFWECDWNITDRPIAYDFAINSAVEDTDALKRYLEHPAHQAGVALWREFATWVIADYEF; encoded by the coding sequence GTGATCCGCCACTTGGTCCTCTTCAAGCTCAATGAGGGCGTCGAGCGCGACGACCCGCGCGTCGTGGAGGGCGTACGCGCCTTCCGCGCCCTCGGCGGTCAGATCGACGAGCTGCGCTTCTGGGAGTGCGACTGGAACATCACCGACCGGCCCATCGCGTACGACTTCGCGATCAATTCGGCGGTCGAGGACACGGACGCCCTCAAGCGCTATCTGGAGCACCCGGCACACCAGGCGGGCGTCGCACTGTGGCGGGAGTTCGCCACGTGGGTGATCGCCGACTACGAGTTCTGA
- a CDS encoding RNA polymerase sigma factor SigF, whose amino-acid sequence MSASTAPPQEGAPAPAPAPSVLPATAPAQAATPVQTPVQTPAPTQFQDTAAAPEKRRGADTRALTQVLFAQLKDLRPGSPEHSRVRGALIEANLPLVRYAAARFRSRNEPMEDVVQVGTIGLINAIDRFDPDRGVQFPTFAMPTVVGEIKRYFRDNVRTVHVPRRLHELWVQVNSATEDLTTAFGRSPTTAEIAERLRITEEEVLSCIEAGRSYHATSLEAAQEGDGLPGLLDRLGYEDPALDGVEHRDLVRHLLVQLPEREQRILLLRYYSNLTQSQISAELGVSQMHVSRLLARSFARLRSANRIEA is encoded by the coding sequence TTGTCGGCCAGTACTGCGCCACCCCAGGAAGGTGCTCCGGCTCCCGCTCCGGCCCCCTCCGTCCTACCCGCCACCGCCCCCGCCCAGGCCGCCACCCCCGTTCAGACCCCCGTTCAGACCCCCGCTCCCACCCAGTTCCAGGACACCGCCGCCGCCCCCGAGAAGCGCCGCGGCGCCGACACCCGCGCCCTCACCCAGGTGCTCTTCGCCCAGCTCAAGGACTTGCGTCCGGGCAGTCCGGAACACAGCCGCGTCCGCGGGGCGCTCATCGAGGCCAACCTCCCGCTCGTCCGCTACGCGGCCGCCCGCTTCCGCAGCCGCAACGAGCCGATGGAGGACGTCGTCCAGGTCGGCACCATCGGCCTGATCAACGCGATCGACCGCTTCGACCCCGACCGGGGCGTGCAGTTCCCGACCTTCGCGATGCCGACCGTCGTGGGCGAGATCAAGCGGTACTTCCGCGACAACGTCCGTACGGTCCACGTCCCGCGCCGGCTGCACGAACTGTGGGTGCAGGTGAACAGCGCGACCGAGGACCTGACGACCGCCTTCGGGCGCTCCCCGACCACGGCCGAGATCGCCGAGCGGCTGCGCATCACCGAGGAGGAGGTGCTCTCCTGCATCGAGGCCGGACGCTCGTACCACGCGACCTCACTGGAGGCGGCCCAGGAGGGCGACGGGCTGCCGGGACTCCTCGACCGGCTCGGCTACGAGGACCCGGCCCTCGACGGGGTCGAGCACCGCGACCTCGTACGGCATCTCCTCGTACAGCTGCCCGAGCGCGAACAGCGCATCCTCCTCCTGCGCTACTACAGCAATCTGACGCAGTCCCAGATCAGCGCCGAACTGGGTGTCTCCCAGATGCATGTGTCAAGGCTGCTCGCCCGTAGCTTCGCGCGACTGCGATCCGCAAACAGGATCGAGGCGTAA